The genomic segment AGACGACGGCGACGGCGAACGCGACGGCGAGCCAGGCCAGGGCGGGCACCCGGATCGGCGCGGTCGCGGCGGGCACGGTGACAGGGGGCATCGCGGTAATCCTCTCGTCCATTCCTCGTGGCGATTACCTTGCTGTGCCGCGGCCGGTCTCCTGGCTCCCGGATCACCGCGCCCGTCCAGCCTTCCCAGATCGGCATCGACCCAGTGGCGGAGCGGACGAGCACTCCCCGGTCACAGTGGCGAGGACCACGCCGGATTCACACCGGCTTCCCGAACACCGCGGCTCTGGCAGCGTAGCCGCCGGTCAGCCCCCGCCACAATGGTCGGGCCAGCCCGGCCGCCGGCCCACGGGTGTGCGATGGTGCCCGGATGAGCACCCGGGTCCTGATTCTGGGCGGCACGGCGGAGGCCCGCGAGCTGGCCGCCACGCTGGTACCCCGGCCGGACGTGATGATCATCTCCTCGCTGGCCGGTCGGGTACGCGATCCGCGGCTGCCGGTGGGCGCGGTCCGGATCGGCGGGTTCGGTGGTCCGGCGGGGCTGGCCCGGTGGCTGGCCGAGCAACGCATCACCGCCGTCATCGACGCCACCCACCCGTACGCGGCCCGGATCCGGACCGCCGCGGTGGTCGCCGCCGCCGAGGTGGGCGCCGCCCACCTGCGGCTGGAACGTCCGGGATGGACGGCGCAGCCGGGCGATCGCTGGCACCGGGTGCCGGGCTACGCCGAGGCCGCGGCCCTCCTGCCCCAGCTCGGGCGGCGGATCTTCCTCACCACCGGCCGGCAGCACCTGGCCGAATTCACCGGCCGGTCCGAGCTGTCGTTCCTGGCCCGGTTCGTCGACCCGCCGGACGAGCCGGTCCCGGCCAACGTCCGGGTCCTCCTCTCCCGGGGCCCGTACGACGCCGCCCGGGAGGCCGAACTGCTCCGCCGGCACCGGATCGAGGTGCTGGTGACCAAGGACAGCGGCGGTTCGCTGACAATCGGCAAGCTGACCGCCGCCCGGGAGCTCTCGCTACCGGTGGTGATGATCGACCGGCCACCGCCGGACCCGGCCAGCCGGCCGGCCGATGTGGTCTCCGATGTCGCCGGGGCACTCGACTGGCTGGCCCGGTCCGCTCAGCCGGCCGCCGCGGCCGGGCCACCATCCGGCACAGCCGGGCGGTCGGCGGGCACCGCCGGACCGCCTGCCGGCACTGCCGGGCCGTCGGCGGGGTAGTCGCGGGGCGTCCAGACCACGGCGGTACC from the Solwaraspora sp. WMMD1047 genome contains:
- a CDS encoding cobalt-precorrin-6A reductase; this encodes MSTRVLILGGTAEARELAATLVPRPDVMIISSLAGRVRDPRLPVGAVRIGGFGGPAGLARWLAEQRITAVIDATHPYAARIRTAAVVAAAEVGAAHLRLERPGWTAQPGDRWHRVPGYAEAAALLPQLGRRIFLTTGRQHLAEFTGRSELSFLARFVDPPDEPVPANVRVLLSRGPYDAAREAELLRRHRIEVLVTKDSGGSLTIGKLTAARELSLPVVMIDRPPPDPASRPADVVSDVAGALDWLARSAQPAAAAGPPSGTAGRSAGTAGPPAGTAGPSAG